A window of the Falco biarmicus isolate bFalBia1 chromosome 10, bFalBia1.pri, whole genome shotgun sequence genome harbors these coding sequences:
- the LOC130156170 gene encoding prolactin-releasing peptide receptor-like produces the protein MAHSQLPNDSWQNGSAALFTGLDLLLELKPLFIPLYATLVAVACTGNLFLILLIALTKKLHCTTNFLIGNLAAADFIMCLACVPLTVSYAFEVRGWLFGMFMCYFVTLMQATTVFVSVLSLTAIAIDRYIVVAYPIRKRISCRSCICLVACIWLLSIMASVPTSLHTHYLDLNTIGHDMIICEEFWKNKERERLLYSCLMLLLSYMLPLLAVSVSFCAITYHLRRRNVPGAAYPCQDKWTRTKQKTFRVLTVSVVCFAICWLPLQVVNFIRDIDEEFTILDKRYVNVIQVSCHLIAMSSACYNPFIYASLHDKFWFHLSSYFYRKKKSSSSMSCKASRFNTCSTLVDASTGVSDKIALQTRLS, from the coding sequence ATGGCTCACAGTCAGCTGCCCAATGACTCCTGGCAGAATGGCTCAGCCGCCCTCTTCACCGGCCTGGACCTCCTCCTGGAGCTGAAGCCCCTCTTCATCCCACTCTACGCCACGCTGGTGGCGGTGGCGTGCACGGGGAAcctcttcctcatcctcctcaTTGCTCTCACCAAGAAGCTGCACTGCACCACCAATTTCCTGATTGGGAACCTGGCAGCGGCCGACTTCATCATGTGCCTCGCCTGCGTCCCCCTCACCGTCTCCTACGCCTTTGAGGTGCGGGGCTGGCTCTTTGGGATGTTCATGTGCTACTTTGTCACCCTGATGCAGGCCACCACCGTCTTCGTCTCAGTGCTGTCCCTCACTGCCATTGCCATTGACCGATACATTGTGGTGGCATATCCTATCCGCAAGAGGATAAGCTGCAGGTCCTGCATCTGCCTCGTGGCCTGCATTTGGTTACTCTCCATCATGGCCTCTGTTCCCACATCGCTACACACCCACTACCTGGATCTCAACACCATCGGCCATGACATGATCATCTGCGAAGAGTTTTGGAAGAACAAAGAGAGAGAGCGGCTGCTCTACTCATGTTTGATGCTCCTCTTGTCCTACATGCTTCCACTTCTGGCAGTATCGGTCTCCTTCTGTGCCATCACCTACCACCTGCGGAGGAGGAACGTCCCGGGCGCTGCCTACCCCTGCCAAGACAAATGGACCAGAACGAAGCAGAAGACCTTCCGGGTGCTCACAGTCTCGGTGGTGTGCTTTGCTATCTGCTGGCTGCCCCTCCAGGTGGTGAACTTCATCAGAGACATTGACGAGGAGTTCACCATACTGGACAAGAGGTATGTCAATGTTATCCAGGTCTCATGTCACCTGATTGCCATGAGCTCTGCCTGCTACAACCCTTTCATCTATGCCTCCCTCCACGACAAGTTCTGGTTCCACCTCAGCAGCTACTTCTACCGCAAGAAGAAGAGCTCCAGCAGTATGTCCTGCAAGGCTTCTCGGTTCAATACCTGCTCCACCCTGGTAGATGCTTCTACTGGGGTCTCGGATAAGATAGCTTTGCAAACTAGATTATCATAA